One genomic segment of Peribacillus sp. FSL H8-0477 includes these proteins:
- a CDS encoding methionine ABC transporter permease has protein sequence MGIDFQHVIELWPDILKAFGQTMYMIGISLTVAIVIGLPLGIVLFITDRGLFLENRFVKGTLGFIVNMVRSIPFIILLVALIPLTKLLVDSTIGPAAASVSLSVAATPFFARIVETSLREIDKGVIEAAVAVGATPWMIIKDVLLPEAKSSIVQGVTMTIISLVAYSAMAGVVGGGGIGDLAIRFGYYRYDNTIMVVTVVILIVLVQIIQQLGDWTSKAIDKR, from the coding sequence ATGGGCATTGATTTCCAGCACGTGATTGAATTATGGCCAGACATTCTTAAAGCATTCGGGCAAACAATGTACATGATTGGGATTTCGCTGACTGTTGCGATTGTTATTGGATTACCACTTGGTATTGTTCTATTCATTACTGATCGTGGTTTATTCTTAGAAAATCGATTTGTAAAAGGCACGCTTGGTTTTATTGTTAATATGGTACGCTCCATTCCATTCATTATTTTATTAGTCGCACTTATTCCATTAACCAAATTACTAGTCGATTCAACGATCGGTCCAGCAGCAGCTAGTGTTTCTTTATCGGTTGCGGCAACTCCATTTTTCGCGCGAATTGTTGAAACATCACTCCGAGAAATTGATAAAGGCGTTATCGAAGCTGCAGTTGCAGTAGGAGCGACCCCTTGGATGATTATCAAAGATGTGTTATTGCCAGAAGCAAAGTCGAGCATTGTGCAAGGAGTGACGATGACCATCATTAGTCTAGTTGCTTACTCCGCAATGGCTGGAGTAGTTGGCGGCGGCGGAATTGGCGACTTGGCAATACGCTTCGGATATTACCGTTATGACAATACCATTATGGTTGTCACGGTTGTGATTTTAATTGTTCTCGTTCAAATCATTCAACAGTTGGGTGACTGGACGTCTAAAGCAATAGATAAACGATAA
- a CDS encoding MetQ/NlpA family ABC transporter substrate-binding protein, which translates to MKKIIFSIMFLLLVVALAACGGSDDETKGNVDNNKSVKLGGSAGPYSDMLKTAIKPALEEKGYKVEIVEFSDYIQPNIALNNGDIDANLFQHSIYIKNFSKENDMELTGLITVPTAPMGIYSNKYKSIEDVKDSATIAIPNDPVNAARTFLILQDHGLIELDPNAEPLTVSEKDIKTNAKNLVFQPIEAGQLPRSVDGADLAAVPGNFALAADMNLLDALILENMPDLYRNLVAVTTANKDTQLAKDLVEIVEAPEFEAIIDAEFEGFGKPEWMENR; encoded by the coding sequence ATGAAAAAAATTATATTTTCGATTATGTTCCTGTTACTAGTAGTGGCTCTTGCAGCATGTGGAGGAAGTGACGATGAAACAAAAGGCAATGTGGATAACAATAAGTCAGTAAAATTAGGCGGATCAGCAGGTCCTTACAGCGACATGTTGAAAACAGCCATTAAACCAGCTCTTGAAGAAAAAGGCTACAAAGTAGAAATCGTTGAATTCAGCGATTACATTCAACCTAACATTGCGCTAAACAATGGAGATATTGACGCGAACCTTTTCCAACACTCCATTTATATTAAGAACTTCTCGAAAGAAAATGATATGGAATTAACAGGACTTATCACAGTGCCAACAGCACCAATGGGTATTTACTCTAATAAATATAAATCCATAGAAGATGTCAAAGATAGTGCAACAATAGCGATTCCAAATGACCCAGTTAATGCGGCCCGTACTTTCTTAATCTTACAAGATCACGGATTAATAGAATTAGATCCTAATGCAGAACCGTTAACTGTGTCAGAAAAAGACATTAAAACAAATGCGAAAAATTTAGTGTTCCAACCAATTGAAGCAGGTCAACTTCCTCGTTCAGTAGATGGTGCAGATTTAGCAGCAGTTCCAGGAAACTTCGCTTTAGCAGCAGATATGAATTTACTGGATGCGTTAATTTTAGAGAACATGCCAGATCTCTACCGTAACTTGGTTGCTGTAACAACTGCAAACAAAGACACACAACTAGCGAAAGACTTAGTTGAAATCGTAGAAGCACCAGAATTCGAAGCAATTATCGATGCGGAATTTGAAGGCTTTGGTAAACCTGAGTGGATGGAAAACCGTTAA
- a CDS encoding iron-containing alcohol dehydrogenase family protein yields MEEIIIRGAPAEYVCKSGVLDELEDKLKSRSITRVLIVSGVKSWYAARYYFPNLKSIHVSHAFYKGQCTVTEISRVTALAKNHAVDAIIGVGGGKVLDVVKAAAYTSGTKSILIPTLASNCAPWTPLSVIYSNEGVMTHYDVYPMSVDILLVEPRILVEAPVPLLIAGIGDTLAKWYEADVQISKLNDPPVALKVAHHTARLCVEEMFDHAEQAIGDAKEVSVSNAFVKVVESIIMLGGMVGGFGDSYGRIAGAHSIHNGMTIAPESHEALHGNKVAYGILVQLLLEQNESEVERLLPFYQKLGLPTSLYELNIPSKWIDQIAQQSTRNEESIHHLRSEKITAIEVAQAMRYLESRGVQQDR; encoded by the coding sequence ATGGAAGAGATTATTATTCGAGGAGCACCTGCCGAATATGTTTGTAAAAGTGGAGTGCTAGACGAACTTGAAGACAAGTTAAAGTCTAGAAGTATCACACGTGTACTCATCGTTTCGGGTGTGAAGTCGTGGTATGCGGCACGCTACTATTTTCCAAATCTTAAAAGTATTCACGTATCACACGCCTTTTATAAAGGACAGTGTACAGTTACAGAAATCTCTAGAGTGACTGCTCTAGCCAAGAACCATGCTGTAGACGCAATTATCGGAGTGGGGGGCGGAAAAGTGTTGGATGTCGTAAAAGCGGCAGCTTACACGAGTGGAACGAAGTCGATTTTAATTCCAACGCTCGCTTCAAACTGTGCACCGTGGACACCACTTAGCGTTATTTATTCAAATGAAGGTGTGATGACACATTACGATGTGTACCCAATGAGTGTAGACATCCTTCTCGTCGAGCCACGTATTTTAGTAGAAGCCCCCGTTCCACTTCTCATTGCGGGTATTGGCGACACGTTAGCCAAGTGGTATGAAGCAGACGTTCAAATTAGCAAATTAAACGATCCCCCGGTCGCGCTAAAAGTCGCTCATCATACTGCGCGGTTATGTGTTGAAGAAATGTTTGATCATGCAGAACAAGCGATTGGTGACGCAAAAGAAGTAAGCGTGTCGAATGCATTCGTCAAAGTAGTTGAATCGATTATTATGCTCGGGGGCATGGTAGGTGGATTTGGAGATAGCTATGGCCGGATTGCAGGTGCACACTCTATACACAATGGCATGACCATTGCACCTGAGTCTCACGAAGCACTTCATGGAAATAAAGTGGCTTATGGTATTTTGGTGCAACTGCTTCTAGAACAGAACGAAAGTGAAGTTGAGCGTTTGCTGCCCTTTTATCAAAAACTGGGTTTGCCTACCTCGCTGTATGAATTAAATATTCCAAGTAAATGGATTGACCAGATTGCCCAACAATCCACAAGAAATGAAGAGTCCATTCATCACTTGCGTAGTGAAAAAATAACAGCTATTGAAGTGGCACAAGCCATGCGATATTTAGAGTCAAGGGGAGTTCAACAAGACAGATGA
- a CDS encoding PIN-like domain-containing protein yields the protein MEWEICMLSTEEFQTIWEEEPIVVIDTNVLLNLYRWSAGTSEQILENLNEIIDSLWIPNQVIKEFRRHKDKVRNQSFNKYKNVTLEVNRTLKNTHTELSKKFLQYGKYKFPKIKELATVLEEEIEKIKKVSEDFKDSIADEIQSNVTLLSNDEVTNLVDTLTTNGRVGREFSFQKLLDIYEEGDRRYKYKIPPGYKDEEEKGELDLRKFGDLILWKETLEKSVNEGNKPVIFITEDVKPDWWEINAEGELVGPRKELIKEFSDCAGNNVSFNMFTLSGFNTYISVITGTNPSRAWVEMNIEEVSMDFIDDDRSREFLQNQIMDFLINSGELNRFLSGGLTGEVEVNSLDVDLNLESISMDVEGDKITVEGIIHTKSDIAVENMYSQHYSVNNDGLVEIDMNFELNFRFNYDENSIEKNEFVNYEEFEIEVANLELTSASIEDDEDYEVEFCVLCEERPGQYNYVSGGHVCENCMSSNDTCPDCGVVFQRGTMHGAYCKDCEANH from the coding sequence TTGGAATGGGAGATTTGTATGCTTTCTACTGAGGAATTTCAAACCATATGGGAAGAGGAACCTATTGTTGTAATAGACACTAATGTACTCTTAAATCTATATAGATGGTCAGCAGGAACTTCTGAACAAATATTAGAGAATCTTAATGAGATTATAGATTCATTATGGATTCCAAATCAGGTTATTAAAGAGTTTCGAAGACATAAGGATAAAGTTAGGAACCAATCTTTCAATAAATATAAAAACGTTACATTAGAAGTTAATAGGACATTGAAAAATACCCATACTGAACTATCAAAGAAGTTTCTTCAATACGGTAAATATAAATTTCCTAAAATTAAAGAATTGGCTACAGTATTAGAAGAAGAAATAGAAAAGATAAAGAAGGTATCAGAGGATTTCAAAGATAGCATAGCAGATGAAATTCAGAGTAATGTAACGTTACTATCTAATGACGAAGTCACTAACCTAGTAGATACATTAACTACCAATGGAAGAGTAGGAAGAGAATTTTCTTTTCAAAAATTGTTAGATATATATGAAGAAGGTGATAGGAGATATAAATATAAAATCCCTCCCGGTTATAAGGATGAAGAAGAAAAAGGTGAATTAGATCTAAGAAAATTCGGAGATCTAATACTTTGGAAAGAGACATTGGAAAAGTCAGTTAATGAGGGAAATAAACCAGTAATATTTATCACCGAGGATGTAAAACCAGATTGGTGGGAAATAAATGCAGAAGGTGAGTTGGTGGGTCCACGGAAAGAATTGATAAAGGAATTTAGTGACTGTGCTGGGAATAATGTGAGTTTTAATATGTTTACACTATCTGGATTCAATACATATATATCAGTAATAACTGGAACTAATCCATCAAGAGCTTGGGTTGAAATGAACATAGAAGAAGTTAGTATGGATTTTATTGATGATGATCGTTCAAGAGAATTCTTACAAAATCAAATAATGGATTTCTTAATAAATTCAGGAGAACTTAATAGATTTTTAAGTGGCGGTTTGACGGGTGAGGTAGAAGTTAATAGTTTGGATGTAGATCTTAATTTAGAATCAATTTCTATGGACGTAGAAGGTGATAAAATCACGGTTGAAGGAATAATACATACAAAGTCTGATATAGCAGTAGAAAATATGTATTCTCAGCATTATTCAGTAAATAATGATGGTCTCGTTGAAATTGATATGAATTTTGAGTTGAATTTCCGCTTTAACTACGATGAGAATTCTATAGAAAAAAATGAATTTGTAAACTATGAAGAATTCGAAATTGAAGTTGCAAATTTGGAATTAACATCTGCTAGTATTGAAGATGATGAAGACTATGAGGTGGAATTCTGTGTGCTTTGTGAAGAACGACCCGGCCAATATAATTATGTAAGTGGCGGGCATGTCTGTGAAAACTGTATGTCCAGTAATGACACTTGCCCAGATTGTGGTGTGGTTTTTCAAAGAGGAACTATGCATGGTGCGTACTGTAAAGATTGTGAGGCTAACCATTAA
- a CDS encoding SIR2 family NAD-dependent protein deacylase: MYSDQHHIEKIRESLNKGNASVMVGAGFSLNATQLSKSKGSFLTWSQLIDEMKSKLYFDEETRKYATTDPLKLAAEFEFEFGREALDKFLKESLPDNNYTPAQLHKMLLSLPWVDIFTTNYDSLIEKTREFIYDRNYSLVQTVSDIPNSIRPRIVKLHGSFPSHRPFIFTEEDYRTYPNKFSPFINLVQQSIMENTLCLIGFSGDDPNFKNWIGWVRDNLGDYASSIYFCGFLTESQKRSLESIKIRVIDFSKLFTDEKQTNNHKNALQWFFLELMKPELRTPYYWPEPNKNNPLSIWSITPEVQEKLSFNEANPTKKYNSFDFYDLQKGLFSTESIINIAKIWEKDRSYYPQWVVAPRKARNFIWNDTQFQLIQSIVNSKGTFSFKQFLFILYELLWRLDVALLSLSNPRFNLLVPIIEYIVYDFGKCIGDYEKIKKLYQVENKDMDIIEQQCIRLCFSLVNYYREQFNDERVYDLLELYESLISKDEELQAESYYNQCLIELNNLNYPKVFEFLNDWAVNYNIPYWQVRRASILMELREIKEAENILITSLNEIRKRNVEGNDIELLSQESWILRILNALKKQRTYNNLYNNIEKENYLKTIHCDANQIYEEIVTAIDGSLIKQPKQPTKSFDPGTEILSISFNNQYEVDNKNALQLIRMMETTGHRFRINNTIFDKERVITACEFIMPTNFMHALITAIQLEDKDFIKSLLSREIIATLEEDTVCRLFVNIYNSLIYLNNQRKNHQLNLFEDKRFSILLEILSRLTIKLSREKLDDCLSLGIDIYMSVSNHNNGSHIFATELNNLFKRTIYAFDDEDFLIRLNDLLNLPIASNSHIIDPFYYIDMMEFKKNLNYKETISSLGRIIEENVYRLIEDLKKTKDINTETLLRLMTLDNLGAISNTQKVLIGDLLLDKNNIYNTDFYLKSLISHFFHAHCKFNETIATGIKNLFERKFVDVFGEENGTKFSYSSSRVDLIERHLIELSQLLLGHSECINFTYFRKQFLSLIEGLEVWWIRNRDKLKSDSNNQFFIHFKRFLFKLLYVSSSEKQIIEKIKIILNDLETQGFYTVSLLPLISKKEEIAKTESTIVYFLHSNNKNQVFDALEAIKNWIDLYKDELLDTIPEKALDELIQKVFLRRRPYLDQSIKLLTEIINLHFYSLSQTQFEKVIEALKNLYDETEIKAPSDEHFVTWGEEEFLSLRAVATKLAHDLYVNLGRNNQSIPDILRTYQEESMNNKIPDLRKQWN, encoded by the coding sequence TTGTATTCTGATCAACATCATATTGAAAAGATTAGAGAGAGTCTAAATAAAGGAAATGCCTCAGTAATGGTAGGAGCAGGCTTTAGTTTAAATGCAACACAGCTTTCTAAATCAAAGGGATCTTTCTTAACTTGGTCCCAACTGATAGATGAAATGAAAAGTAAACTTTATTTTGATGAAGAAACTAGAAAATATGCCACTACAGATCCATTGAAATTGGCAGCTGAGTTTGAATTTGAATTTGGTAGAGAAGCGTTGGATAAATTCCTAAAAGAATCTTTACCAGATAATAATTATACTCCTGCACAATTACATAAAATGTTATTATCTTTGCCTTGGGTTGATATATTTACAACAAATTATGATAGCTTAATTGAAAAAACTAGAGAATTTATTTATGACAGAAACTATAGCCTTGTACAGACTGTAAGTGATATACCCAATTCGATTAGGCCAAGAATTGTTAAACTACACGGAAGTTTTCCATCACATAGACCATTTATTTTTACTGAAGAAGATTATAGGACCTATCCTAATAAATTTTCACCTTTTATAAACCTTGTTCAGCAAAGTATAATGGAAAATACATTATGCCTTATTGGTTTTTCTGGTGATGACCCGAATTTTAAAAATTGGATCGGATGGGTTAGAGATAATCTAGGTGATTATGCATCCTCAATATATTTTTGTGGATTCTTAACAGAGTCTCAGAAAAGAAGTCTAGAAAGTATCAAAATTAGAGTTATTGATTTTAGTAAATTATTTACAGATGAAAAACAAACAAATAATCATAAAAATGCTCTACAATGGTTCTTTCTAGAATTAATGAAACCAGAATTAAGAACACCATACTATTGGCCCGAACCAAACAAAAATAATCCTCTTTCAATTTGGTCAATTACGCCAGAAGTTCAAGAGAAACTTAGTTTCAATGAAGCTAATCCAACAAAAAAATATAATTCATTTGATTTCTATGACTTGCAGAAGGGTCTTTTCTCTACGGAAAGTATTATTAATATAGCTAAAATTTGGGAGAAGGATAGAAGTTATTATCCCCAATGGGTAGTTGCTCCACGGAAAGCAAGAAACTTTATTTGGAACGATACTCAATTTCAGCTCATTCAGTCTATTGTTAATTCTAAAGGGACTTTTTCTTTCAAACAATTTCTATTTATTTTATATGAACTATTATGGAGATTAGATGTTGCTCTTTTATCCCTTTCAAATCCAAGATTTAATTTACTTGTACCAATAATTGAATACATTGTCTATGACTTTGGTAAATGTATAGGAGATTATGAGAAAATAAAAAAACTCTATCAAGTGGAAAATAAAGATATGGATATTATTGAACAACAATGTATAAGACTTTGTTTTAGTTTAGTGAACTACTACAGAGAACAATTTAATGATGAAAGAGTATATGATTTATTAGAATTATATGAGTCTCTAATAAGCAAAGATGAAGAGCTTCAAGCAGAAAGTTATTATAACCAATGTCTCATTGAACTAAATAATCTTAATTACCCAAAAGTTTTTGAATTCTTAAATGATTGGGCTGTTAATTACAATATCCCATATTGGCAAGTTAGACGAGCGTCCATCTTAATGGAACTTAGAGAAATAAAAGAGGCCGAGAATATATTAATAACCTCATTAAATGAAATTAGAAAAAGGAATGTAGAGGGTAACGATATTGAATTGTTATCTCAAGAAAGCTGGATATTAAGAATTTTAAACGCCTTAAAAAAGCAAAGGACTTATAATAATTTATACAATAACATAGAGAAGGAGAATTATTTAAAAACAATACACTGTGATGCCAATCAGATATATGAAGAGATTGTAACAGCAATAGATGGTTCATTGATTAAGCAACCGAAACAGCCTACTAAATCGTTTGATCCGGGGACTGAAATTCTCTCCATTTCTTTTAATAATCAATATGAAGTGGATAATAAAAATGCATTACAATTAATAAGAATGATGGAAACTACTGGACATAGATTTAGAATTAATAACACAATTTTTGACAAAGAAAGAGTTATTACTGCTTGTGAATTTATAATGCCAACAAATTTTATGCATGCTCTCATAACAGCTATACAATTGGAAGATAAGGATTTTATTAAATCTTTATTATCAAGAGAAATTATAGCTACTTTGGAGGAGGATACAGTTTGTCGATTATTTGTAAATATATATAACTCGCTTATTTATTTAAATAATCAAAGAAAAAATCACCAATTAAACTTGTTCGAAGATAAGAGATTTTCAATATTACTTGAAATTCTTTCGCGTCTAACGATAAAACTTAGCAGAGAAAAATTAGATGATTGTTTGAGCTTGGGCATAGATATATATATGTCAGTCTCTAACCATAATAATGGTAGTCATATATTTGCTACCGAACTTAATAACTTATTTAAGAGAACGATTTACGCTTTCGATGATGAAGATTTCTTAATTAGACTGAATGATTTGTTAAACTTACCTATAGCCTCGAATAGTCATATTATTGATCCATTTTATTATATAGATATGATGGAATTTAAAAAGAACCTGAATTATAAAGAAACTATTAGTTCTCTTGGAAGAATAATAGAAGAAAATGTTTATAGATTGATTGAAGACCTAAAGAAGACCAAAGATATAAACACGGAAACTTTGTTAAGGTTAATGACATTAGATAATCTAGGTGCAATTAGCAATACCCAAAAAGTACTTATAGGAGATTTATTATTAGATAAAAATAATATTTATAATACTGATTTTTATTTAAAAAGCCTAATTTCTCACTTTTTTCATGCGCACTGTAAATTTAATGAAACAATTGCAACTGGGATAAAAAATTTATTTGAAAGAAAATTTGTGGATGTATTTGGTGAAGAAAATGGTACTAAATTCTCATATTCATCTAGTCGTGTAGATCTCATTGAAAGACACTTAATTGAATTATCTCAGTTGTTGCTAGGTCATTCAGAATGTATTAATTTTACGTACTTTAGGAAGCAATTTTTATCATTGATTGAAGGATTAGAGGTATGGTGGATTAGAAATAGGGATAAATTAAAGTCCGATTCAAACAATCAGTTTTTTATTCATTTTAAAAGGTTTTTATTTAAGCTTCTTTATGTGTCCTCTTCTGAAAAGCAAATAATAGAAAAAATTAAAATAATTTTAAATGATCTAGAAACACAAGGTTTTTATACCGTAAGCTTATTGCCCTTAATTTCTAAAAAAGAGGAAATTGCTAAAACTGAGTCAACTATTGTTTATTTTTTACACTCTAATAATAAGAATCAAGTATTTGATGCGTTAGAGGCAATAAAGAATTGGATAGATCTTTATAAAGATGAGTTATTAGATACTATACCTGAAAAAGCACTCGATGAATTAATACAAAAAGTATTTTTACGAAGACGGCCGTATTTAGATCAATCAATTAAACTATTGACTGAGATCATAAATTTACATTTTTATTCACTCTCTCAGACACAGTTTGAGAAAGTGATAGAAGCATTAAAGAATTTATATGATGAAACGGAAATTAAAGCTCCTTCAGATGAACACTTTGTCACTTGGGGCGAAGAAGAGTTCTTATCCTTAAGAGCTGTCGCTACAAAACTAGCTCACGACCTATATGTTAACTTAGGAAGAAATAACCAATCAATTCCTGATATTTTGAGGACATACCAAGAAGAAAGTATGAATAACAAAATTCCTGACTTACGGAAACAATGGAATTAA
- a CDS encoding AAA family ATPase: protein MTNLVHHIKRLRVNSNLKSDYNLNVIKNLSKVNIFVGSNNSGKSRFLRGIFAFDKILSFIPPEEMVDVEEYYNILIDFIDSIITTITTNSTVVGIGELNVNTLISDIETSRHMPFLKEDEELFKDFQRLVHEINVLNSSSSLTLRSSIVRETNLIDLVITNLKALINDYQSKIAEITPSGGTSYKINFKRVYIPILRGLRGYVDTIDNGKDVYKERTKNDYFKEAPDTLEIHTGLNLYDEITDMLLGSVQQRHKMLKFQEFMSESFFDGQQVTLTPVRNSDVIKVKIGTEKEKNIFELGDGIQSLIILTFPLFKFSEENLLLFIEEPELYLHPGMQRKFIEIIMDEQFAHHQFFFTTHSNHFLDMTLDMDKISVYKFKKELGEHSGNPIEELDATFSIENVSNEDKSLLQELGVRNSAVLLSNCTIWVEGITDRFYIRHFLKEFQKSHHDLKQFKEDTHYSFVEYSGGNITHWSFLDDDETEADEGHASMNAEKICSTLFLISDKDGDDKRPRQDKLKEILGERYYCLECKEIENLLSADTIRKVIAEYEKSTLKHLINKDFTQEEYKSKHLGTYINSLFPDGTRKRRGSYAAASGTIVNKLDFCKKAIDHITTYEQLSEEAQKLSQVLYDFIKAHNE, encoded by the coding sequence GTGACTAATTTGGTACATCACATAAAAAGACTACGTGTTAATAGTAATTTAAAATCCGACTATAATTTAAATGTCATTAAAAACCTGTCTAAAGTCAATATCTTTGTAGGATCAAATAATTCAGGTAAAAGTAGATTCCTTAGAGGAATATTTGCATTCGATAAAATTCTTTCTTTTATCCCTCCAGAAGAAATGGTTGACGTTGAGGAGTATTACAATATACTAATAGATTTCATAGATTCAATAATTACCACTATAACAACAAATAGTACTGTTGTAGGCATCGGTGAACTTAATGTAAACACATTAATTAGTGATATAGAAACTTCAAGACATATGCCATTTTTAAAGGAAGATGAAGAGTTATTTAAGGACTTTCAAAGATTAGTTCATGAAATAAATGTACTGAATAGTTCATCATCTCTCACTTTACGTTCAAGCATAGTAAGAGAAACTAACCTAATAGATCTGGTAATAACTAACTTAAAAGCATTAATTAATGATTATCAATCAAAAATTGCTGAAATAACTCCTTCTGGTGGAACAAGTTATAAAATTAATTTTAAACGTGTTTATATACCGATTTTACGTGGCCTTAGAGGATATGTAGATACAATCGATAATGGGAAAGATGTTTATAAAGAAAGAACGAAAAATGATTACTTCAAAGAAGCGCCTGATACATTAGAAATACACACTGGTCTTAATCTCTATGATGAAATAACAGATATGTTATTAGGAAGTGTTCAACAAAGGCACAAGATGCTGAAATTTCAAGAATTCATGTCGGAAAGCTTCTTTGATGGACAGCAAGTTACACTTACACCCGTTAGAAATTCAGATGTAATAAAAGTGAAAATAGGAACAGAAAAGGAAAAAAACATATTTGAATTAGGGGATGGAATTCAGTCATTAATCATCTTAACATTCCCATTATTTAAGTTTTCAGAAGAAAACTTGCTATTATTTATAGAGGAACCTGAGTTGTATTTACATCCAGGTATGCAGAGAAAATTCATTGAGATTATAATGGATGAGCAATTTGCTCATCACCAATTTTTCTTCACAACCCATTCAAATCACTTTTTAGATATGACACTTGATATGGATAAGATATCTGTCTATAAATTTAAAAAAGAATTAGGAGAACATTCCGGAAATCCTATTGAAGAATTAGATGCAACTTTCTCTATTGAAAATGTAAGTAATGAGGACAAGAGCTTGTTACAAGAACTTGGAGTTAGAAACTCAGCAGTTCTTCTATCTAACTGTACCATATGGGTTGAAGGGATTACAGACAGGTTCTATATAAGACACTTTTTAAAAGAATTTCAAAAATCTCACCATGATTTAAAACAGTTTAAAGAAGATACACACTATTCATTTGTTGAATATAGTGGTGGCAATATAACTCATTGGTCATTCCTAGATGATGATGAAACAGAAGCGGATGAAGGACATGCTTCTATGAATGCTGAAAAAATCTGTAGCACTCTTTTTTTGATTTCAGACAAAGACGGTGATGATAAGCGTCCTCGGCAAGATAAGTTAAAAGAAATTCTAGGAGAAAGGTATTATTGTTTGGAATGTAAAGAAATTGAGAATTTACTTTCAGCAGATACAATAAGAAAGGTAATTGCTGAATACGAAAAGAGTACCTTAAAACACCTAATCAACAAAGACTTTACGCAAGAAGAATACAAAAGCAAGCATTTAGGTACCTATATAAATTCTCTTTTTCCAGATGGGACAAGAAAAAGAAGAGGTAGTTATGCTGCAGCTTCAGGTACTATAGTAAATAAATTGGATTTCTGCAAAAAAGCTATTGACCATATAACTACGTATGAACAATTAAGTGAGGAAGCCCAGAAATTAAGTCAAGTTCTTTATGACTTTATAAAAGCACACAATGAGTAA